In Candidatus Nanopelagicales bacterium, a single genomic region encodes these proteins:
- a CDS encoding DNA-directed RNA polymerase subunit omega codes for MQGLQPEGNTVSTGPDPQGITDPPIDELLNQTDSKYSLVIYAAKRARQINAYYSQLGEGLLENVGPLVETHLQEKPLSIALREIDGGLLFSEKIDGAVEKVGPS; via the coding sequence ATGCAGGGACTTCAGCCGGAAGGAAACACCGTGTCAACTGGGCCCGACCCGCAGGGCATCACCGATCCGCCGATCGATGAGCTGCTCAATCAGACCGATTCCAAGTACTCCCTGGTGATCTACGCAGCCAAGCGTGCCCGCCAGATTAACGCCTACTACTCCCAGCTTGGTGAGGGCCTGCTCGAGAATGTCGGCCCCTTGGTCGAGACGCACCTGCAGGAGAAGCCATTGTCAATCGCATTGCGCGAGATCGACGGTGGCCTGCTCTTCAGTGAAAAGATTGACGGCGCCGTCGAGAAGGTCGGCCCCTCCTGA
- the metK gene encoding methionine adenosyltransferase produces MSGRLFSSESVTEGHPDKMADQVSDAILDAMLAEDPQSRVAVETLFTTGLVVVAGEVTTDTWVDIPEIVRKTVLAIGYNSSAKGFDGESCGVSIAIGKQSPDIAQGVDDAFEERSEGSVDPLDRQGAGDQGLMFGFASDDTPELMPLPIALAHRLARRLAKVRKSGEVSYLRPDGKTQVTIEYDGEKPARLDTVVVSSQHAADIDIETHLAPDIRELVVEPELADLGLDSSGFRLLVNPTGRFEIGGPMGDAGLTGRKIIVDTYGGMARHGGGAFSGKDPSKVDRSAAYAMRWVAKNIVGAGLARKCEVQVAYAIGKARPVGLFVETFGTGLLPDARIQEAVQEVFDLRPAAIIRDLDLRRPIYAPTAAYGHFGREGEGFTWERLDRVEALRNSVGV; encoded by the coding sequence ATGTCAGGACGTCTGTTCTCTTCCGAGTCGGTTACCGAAGGCCACCCAGACAAGATGGCCGACCAGGTCAGTGACGCAATCCTCGATGCGATGCTGGCCGAGGATCCGCAGAGTCGCGTGGCAGTTGAGACGTTGTTCACCACCGGTCTGGTCGTCGTCGCTGGCGAGGTAACCACCGACACGTGGGTCGATATCCCGGAGATCGTTCGCAAGACGGTGCTCGCCATCGGCTACAACTCCTCGGCCAAGGGCTTCGATGGTGAGTCCTGCGGGGTCTCGATCGCAATTGGCAAGCAGTCCCCGGACATTGCGCAAGGAGTCGACGACGCCTTTGAGGAGCGCAGCGAGGGTTCCGTTGACCCGTTGGACCGGCAAGGAGCGGGCGATCAAGGCCTGATGTTTGGCTTTGCCTCCGATGACACCCCCGAGTTGATGCCACTGCCGATCGCGCTAGCCCACCGGCTCGCACGCCGCTTGGCCAAGGTTCGCAAGAGCGGCGAGGTGTCGTACTTGCGCCCCGATGGCAAGACGCAGGTCACGATCGAATACGACGGCGAGAAGCCAGCGCGGCTGGACACCGTTGTGGTCTCCAGCCAGCACGCCGCAGACATTGACATTGAGACTCACCTCGCGCCCGACATCAGGGAGCTCGTGGTCGAACCGGAACTTGCCGACTTGGGTCTGGACAGCTCGGGATTCCGACTCTTGGTCAACCCGACCGGTCGATTCGAGATCGGCGGCCCAATGGGCGACGCTGGGTTGACCGGGCGCAAGATCATCGTCGATACCTATGGCGGTATGGCTCGCCACGGCGGGGGTGCGTTCTCCGGTAAGGATCCTTCCAAAGTCGACCGATCTGCCGCGTACGCCATGCGTTGGGTCGCCAAGAACATCGTCGGCGCGGGACTCGCCCGCAAGTGCGAGGTGCAGGTTGCCTACGCCATCGGCAAAGCTCGTCCGGTCGGCCTATTCGTCGAGACGTTCGGCACTGGTCTGCTACCCGACGCCCGTATTCAGGAGGCCGTTCAGGAGGTCTTCGACCTGCGCCCCGCCGCGATCATTCGCGATCTCGACCTCCGCCGACCTATCTACGCACCAACGGCTGCCTATGGTCACTTCGGTCGTGAAGGGGAAGGGTTCACTTGGGAGCGCCTCGACCGCGTCGAGGCACTGCGCAACTCTGTCGGCGTCTGA
- a CDS encoding 30S ribosomal protein S13 translates to MPLPTLTNEQRAAAAARATAARRVRAEVRASLRSSAMSVSEVLQRASSDDAVAKLRVITVLESLPGIGKVKAESAMSRLGIAMSRRLKGLGPNQVAALTREFG, encoded by the coding sequence GTGCCCTTGCCCACTCTCACCAACGAACAGCGCGCGGCGGCCGCGGCTCGGGCAACCGCAGCCAGAAGGGTTCGGGCCGAGGTGCGTGCATCCCTGCGGAGTTCTGCGATGTCAGTCTCCGAGGTGCTGCAGCGGGCGAGCTCAGACGACGCCGTAGCCAAATTGCGTGTGATCACGGTGCTGGAATCGCTGCCGGGCATCGGCAAAGTTAAGGCGGAATCGGCAATGTCTCGGCTCGGTATCGCGATGTCGCGTCGGTTGAAGGGTCTGGGACCCAACCAAGTTGCCGCGCTGACCCGTGAGTTTGGCTGA
- a CDS encoding dihydroorotate dehydrogenase, whose amino-acid sequence MSVRSVDMHADLAGAALPSPVLTASGCAAAGRELDRFFDITEIGAIVTKSIMVNPRSGRATPRMAETPAGMLNSIGLQGPGIEEFINKDLAWLRQRGARAVVSIAGGSVNEYAELAKRLRHEDGISAIEVNISCPNVESRGEVFACEARSASGVIHAVRRNTNSRMPVLAKLSPDVTDIVDIARACVNAGADGVSVINTTLGMVIDTTTMRPALAGVTGGLSGPAIRPIAVRCVWQIRQALPDLPILGMGGIATGLDALQFLLAGANAVSVGTSVFNDPSAPWRVHQELAAALAERGFASVADAVSYAHRRDEQAG is encoded by the coding sequence ATGAGCGTGCGCAGCGTTGATATGCACGCAGACCTTGCTGGCGCGGCGTTGCCCTCGCCCGTGCTCACCGCGTCGGGCTGTGCGGCTGCTGGTCGCGAGCTCGATCGCTTCTTCGACATCACCGAGATCGGCGCCATCGTCACCAAGAGCATCATGGTCAACCCTCGCTCCGGCAGGGCCACCCCGCGGATGGCCGAGACTCCCGCTGGGATGCTCAATTCGATCGGCCTGCAGGGTCCAGGCATTGAGGAGTTCATCAACAAGGACCTCGCTTGGCTCAGGCAGCGCGGTGCTCGGGCAGTCGTGTCGATCGCGGGTGGCTCGGTCAATGAGTACGCCGAACTCGCCAAGCGTTTGCGACACGAGGATGGCATCAGCGCGATCGAGGTCAACATCTCCTGTCCGAACGTGGAGAGCCGGGGGGAGGTGTTTGCCTGTGAGGCCCGCTCGGCCAGCGGCGTTATCCATGCGGTGCGGCGAAACACCAACTCGCGGATGCCGGTGCTGGCCAAGCTGTCACCTGATGTCACCGACATCGTCGACATCGCGCGGGCATGCGTCAATGCTGGCGCCGATGGGGTTTCGGTGATCAACACCACCCTCGGAATGGTGATTGACACGACGACCATGCGACCTGCCCTTGCCGGCGTGACCGGTGGCCTGTCCGGCCCGGCGATCCGACCCATCGCCGTTCGTTGTGTGTGGCAGATCAGGCAGGCGCTACCGGATCTGCCGATTCTCGGAATGGGTGGAATTGCCACTGGTCTGGACGCCTTGCAGTTTCTGCTCGCAGGCGCGAATGCGGTCAGCGTCGGGACCTCGGTATTCAATGACCCGTCGGCACCGTGGCGTGTCCACCAGGAACTCGCAGCCGCGCTCGCGGAGCGAGGCTTCGCCAGCGTCGCCGACGCCGTCTCCTATGCGCACCGACGCGATGAACAGGCAGGCTAG
- the carB gene encoding carbamoyl-phosphate synthase large subunit, whose translation MPRREDLRSVMVIGSGPIVIGQACEFDYSGTQACRVLRDEGIRVILVNSNPATIMTDPEFADATYVEPITPEIIEKIIEVERPDAILPTLGGQTALNAAMALHEAGVLEKHGVELIGARVEAIEAGENRERFKEIVERINVNGYQAESARSSICHTLDECFQAVGELNYPVVVRPSYTMGGAGSGMAFNPDDLQRIAGSGLQASPTTEVLLEESILGWKEYELELMRDHADNVVVVCSIENFDPVGVHTGDSITVAPALTLTDREFQRMRDVAIAVIREVGVDTGGCNIQFAVQPDTGRMIVIEMNPRVSRSSALASKATGFPIAKIAARLAVGYTLDEIPNDITKETPASFEPTLDYVVVKIPRFA comes from the coding sequence ATGCCACGCCGTGAAGATCTGCGCAGCGTGATGGTGATCGGTTCCGGGCCCATCGTCATCGGACAGGCATGCGAGTTCGACTACTCCGGGACCCAAGCATGCCGGGTACTTCGTGACGAAGGTATTCGGGTCATTTTGGTCAACTCCAACCCGGCCACGATCATGACCGACCCGGAGTTCGCCGACGCCACTTACGTAGAGCCCATCACGCCGGAAATCATCGAAAAGATCATCGAGGTGGAACGCCCAGATGCGATCCTGCCGACGCTAGGTGGACAGACCGCGCTGAATGCGGCCATGGCGCTGCACGAGGCAGGAGTGTTGGAGAAACACGGCGTCGAGTTGATCGGGGCCCGGGTCGAGGCGATCGAGGCCGGTGAGAACCGAGAGCGTTTCAAGGAGATCGTCGAACGAATCAATGTCAATGGCTATCAGGCGGAGTCCGCGCGCAGCTCCATCTGTCACACCCTCGACGAGTGTTTCCAAGCAGTCGGCGAATTGAACTACCCGGTGGTCGTTCGACCCTCGTACACCATGGGTGGAGCTGGCTCCGGGATGGCATTCAACCCCGATGATCTCCAGCGGATAGCTGGTTCGGGGTTGCAGGCCAGTCCGACGACCGAGGTGCTGTTGGAGGAGTCGATCCTCGGTTGGAAGGAATACGAGCTCGAACTCATGCGCGATCACGCCGACAACGTGGTTGTCGTCTGTTCGATCGAGAACTTCGACCCCGTCGGGGTTCACACCGGCGACTCAATCACCGTGGCACCCGCGCTTACCCTGACCGACCGGGAGTTTCAGCGGATGCGCGACGTGGCGATCGCGGTGATTCGCGAGGTCGGCGTCGATACGGGCGGGTGCAATATTCAGTTTGCCGTCCAGCCAGACACCGGACGCATGATTGTGATCGAGATGAATCCGCGGGTGTCGCGGTCATCGGCGCTCGCCTCCAAGGCAACTGGTTTCCCAATCGCGAAGATCGCCGCCCGGCTCGCCGTTGGTTACACCCTCGACGAGATTCCCAACGACATCACCAAAGAGACGCCGGCGTCATTTGAGCCGACACTCGACTACGTCGTGGTGAAGATCCCCCGGTTCGC
- a CDS encoding dihydroorotate dehydrogenase electron transfer subunit: MSARGGATRSAPTEPLQVRGEVLAVRRAGDYHVIAFAAPGVAERVRPGQFVAVAVGGQPTAMLLRRCFSIHNVDPAGSSGGSVEIVVDAHGPGTKWLVALRRGDAIDVIAPLGKPFSLPKEKVSCVLVGGGYGSAPLFMLADRLRDRGCRVDVVLGAATEARLFGVVDGRRRASSLTVTTEDGSTGVRGRVTDVIAKLLDAHDGQVIYGCGPMGMLAAIAAIADDRGIASQCAVEEAMACGVGVCMTCVLPVIGSDGVTRMTRSCTEGPVFFGDQVRWEDVGTVPADALGSPESTGRGGRV; this comes from the coding sequence GTGAGCGCTCGCGGCGGGGCCACACGATCCGCACCGACTGAGCCGCTGCAAGTCCGCGGCGAGGTACTCGCTGTTCGGCGTGCGGGTGACTATCACGTCATAGCCTTCGCGGCGCCGGGAGTCGCAGAGCGCGTGCGGCCAGGCCAGTTTGTTGCTGTTGCTGTCGGTGGGCAGCCCACCGCTATGTTGCTTCGGCGCTGCTTCTCGATTCACAACGTGGATCCGGCTGGGTCCTCGGGTGGGTCCGTCGAGATCGTTGTCGACGCCCACGGCCCGGGCACCAAGTGGCTGGTCGCACTGCGCCGCGGCGATGCCATTGACGTCATCGCTCCACTGGGGAAGCCGTTTTCGCTACCCAAGGAGAAGGTGTCCTGCGTGTTGGTCGGCGGAGGCTATGGTTCCGCGCCGCTATTCATGCTGGCCGACAGGCTGCGCGATCGTGGCTGCCGTGTTGACGTGGTGCTGGGGGCCGCCACTGAAGCCCGCCTGTTCGGAGTGGTGGACGGCCGACGGCGGGCGTCGTCGTTGACGGTGACGACCGAGGACGGCTCGACTGGCGTGCGTGGCCGCGTCACCGACGTCATCGCGAAACTGCTTGACGCCCACGATGGCCAGGTCATCTATGGCTGCGGCCCGATGGGCATGCTCGCCGCGATCGCCGCGATCGCCGACGACCGCGGAATCGCCAGCCAGTGTGCGGTCGAGGAGGCAATGGCCTGTGGTGTCGGTGTTTGCATGACGTGTGTCCTGCCGGTGATTGGGTCCGATGGCGTGACCCGGATGACCCGATCATGTACCGAGGGTCCGGTGTTCTTCGGCGACCAAGTTCGTTGGGAAGACGTCGGAACAGTGCCCGCCGACGCCCTCGGGTCGCCTGAATCGACCGGTCGAGGCGGCCGGGTATGA
- the gmk gene encoding guanylate kinase encodes MAQSKRGQLVTVSGPSGVGKSTVVNRALELAPQIWLSVSATTRTPRPGEQDGVSYRFLRTDEFRRMREDSGLLESAEFAGNWYGTPRDAVEDQLNAGTDVLLEIELQGARQVRRAMPESTSVFLIPPSWEHLQQRLRSRGTEDPQALALRLQAAEAELAAADEFDCVIVNQDVEQAAEQLLAWIHNPARSG; translated from the coding sequence ATGGCCCAATCAAAACGGGGCCAATTGGTCACGGTGTCGGGGCCATCCGGGGTAGGAAAATCCACCGTCGTGAACCGGGCCTTGGAGCTCGCTCCACAGATTTGGCTCTCGGTCTCCGCTACCACGAGGACGCCGCGACCAGGGGAGCAGGACGGGGTGTCCTACCGATTCCTGCGCACTGATGAGTTCCGGCGAATGCGCGAGGATTCGGGGCTGTTGGAAAGCGCTGAATTTGCCGGCAACTGGTACGGGACGCCGCGAGATGCCGTCGAGGACCAGCTGAACGCTGGCACTGACGTGCTCTTGGAGATCGAACTGCAGGGCGCCCGGCAGGTTCGCCGGGCAATGCCGGAGTCAACCAGCGTCTTTCTGATCCCGCCGTCGTGGGAGCACCTGCAACAACGGCTGCGGTCGCGCGGGACCGAGGATCCGCAGGCGCTGGCGCTGCGCTTGCAGGCAGCGGAAGCGGAATTGGCCGCCGCCGACGAGTTCGATTGCGTGATTGTGAACCAGGATGTCGAACAGGCAGCGGAGCAGTTGCTAGCATGGATCCACAATCCCGCTCGATCTGGCTGA
- the coaBC gene encoding bifunctional phosphopantothenoylcysteine decarboxylase/phosphopantothenate--cysteine ligase CoaBC, with amino-acid sequence MTPQVVLGVGGGIAAYKACELLRLLREAGNEVRVVPTQAALHFVGQATWEALAGHPVSAAVWDDVHLVPHVSIGQQADLVVVAPATADLLARAASGRADDLLTSTLLATRAPVVFAPAMHTEMWEHPATVANVATLRSRGAIVIDPDVGRLTGSDSGAGRLPEPQSLLGVCRAVLDRGAVAADLVGRNVVISAGGTREPIDPVRYIGNHSSGRQAWALASAAAARGAHVTVVAANVRAPSPAGATVHHVGTASELRDQMVARAAGADIVIMAAAVADFRPVDESATKIKKDAVGAAPAPIALERTADVLAELAASRDGDAPFLVGFAAETATGQQELIDLATNKLVNKGADLLVANEVGPGKGFESRDNQVVLVDSSGVVGSTDLTSKEAVANAILDAVSARLRGAVGQA; translated from the coding sequence CTGACCCCACAAGTAGTCCTTGGTGTAGGCGGCGGTATCGCCGCCTACAAAGCATGCGAACTACTGCGTCTGTTGCGCGAGGCAGGCAACGAGGTGCGGGTTGTGCCGACACAAGCCGCGCTGCACTTCGTCGGCCAGGCGACCTGGGAGGCTCTCGCGGGTCACCCGGTTTCCGCTGCCGTCTGGGATGACGTGCACCTCGTGCCCCATGTTTCAATCGGTCAGCAGGCTGATCTCGTCGTCGTCGCGCCAGCTACTGCGGACCTACTAGCGCGAGCGGCCAGTGGACGGGCTGACGACTTGCTCACCTCAACCTTGCTAGCCACTCGCGCGCCGGTCGTGTTCGCGCCAGCGATGCACACCGAGATGTGGGAGCACCCAGCCACCGTCGCGAATGTTGCCACGCTGCGGTCTCGCGGCGCCATAGTCATTGATCCCGACGTTGGCCGACTTACCGGTTCCGACTCCGGCGCCGGGCGTTTGCCTGAGCCGCAGTCCCTGCTCGGGGTTTGCCGAGCAGTTCTCGATCGGGGAGCGGTTGCTGCCGACCTGGTGGGCCGCAACGTGGTCATCTCGGCTGGCGGAACCCGCGAGCCGATCGATCCAGTGAGGTACATCGGTAACCACTCAAGTGGGCGGCAAGCGTGGGCATTAGCCAGTGCCGCCGCTGCTCGCGGGGCCCATGTCACGGTCGTTGCGGCCAACGTCCGGGCGCCGAGTCCGGCCGGCGCAACCGTCCACCACGTGGGCACGGCCAGTGAACTTCGCGACCAGATGGTTGCCCGTGCGGCGGGGGCGGACATCGTCATCATGGCCGCCGCCGTTGCCGATTTCCGGCCAGTCGATGAGTCCGCGACGAAGATCAAGAAGGACGCCGTTGGCGCGGCGCCAGCGCCAATCGCGCTCGAACGAACCGCGGACGTGCTGGCCGAGTTGGCGGCGAGCCGTGATGGCGACGCACCCTTTTTGGTGGGGTTTGCCGCCGAAACAGCAACGGGTCAGCAAGAACTGATTGACCTAGCCACCAATAAGCTCGTCAACAAGGGAGCGGATCTGCTGGTGGCCAACGAGGTGGGCCCCGGCAAGGGGTTCGAATCCCGAGACAACCAAGTGGTGCTCGTGGACAGTTCCGGTGTCGTTGGTTCGACTGACTTAACGTCCAAGGAGGCGGTCGCCAACGCGATCCTCGATGCCGTGTCGGCGCGGCTGCGCGGCGCTGTCGGCCAGGCTTGA
- the pyrF gene encoding orotidine-5'-phosphate decarboxylase, whose product MSSEPSAAVQRAPIAVALDAPDLAIACAWARDVSPSVRYLKIGLETYLRDGARGVADILAAAGEGPGLFLDLKFHDIPNTVAGAARSVAGLKPALLTVHASGGPAMIAAAAEQLPDTLVTAVTVLTSMTEADLGAIGMAGPPPAAATRLAVMAVGSGARAIVCSPLEVSAIRDAVGPDILLVTPGVRPAGADIGDQNRIATPEEALAAGADVLVIGRPITGSDDPGAAAHRVAQSLLRI is encoded by the coding sequence GTGAGTAGTGAACCGTCCGCAGCTGTCCAGCGAGCGCCGATTGCGGTTGCCCTTGACGCGCCTGATCTGGCAATCGCTTGTGCGTGGGCACGAGATGTCTCGCCCAGCGTCCGCTATCTGAAGATCGGACTTGAGACTTATCTGCGGGATGGTGCGCGAGGTGTCGCCGACATATTGGCGGCGGCTGGCGAAGGACCGGGGCTCTTCCTCGATCTGAAGTTCCACGACATTCCCAACACCGTTGCCGGCGCCGCTCGCTCGGTCGCCGGACTCAAGCCTGCGCTGCTGACGGTTCACGCATCGGGTGGGCCCGCCATGATCGCAGCAGCAGCGGAACAACTGCCAGACACGTTGGTCACAGCGGTGACAGTGCTGACCTCGATGACCGAGGCCGATTTGGGTGCGATCGGGATGGCGGGTCCACCACCGGCCGCAGCCACTCGACTCGCCGTGATGGCCGTGGGCTCTGGTGCGCGCGCGATTGTCTGCTCGCCACTGGAGGTTTCCGCGATCCGCGATGCGGTCGGTCCGGACATCCTCTTGGTCACTCCGGGAGTCCGGCCGGCAGGCGCCGACATCGGTGATCAGAATCGGATCGCTACGCCGGAGGAAGCTTTGGCGGCCGGTGCAGACGTGCTCGTCATCGGTCGACCCATCACCGGTTCGGACGATCCTGGCGCCGCGGCCCACCGAGTTGCCCAGAGCTTGCTACGAATCTGA
- the carB gene encoding carbamoyl-phosphate synthase large subunit encodes KIAARLAVGYTLDEIPNDITKETPASFEPTLDYVVVKIPRFAFEKFPQADHTLTTTMKSVGEAMSIGRNFTEALQKALRSIERRDAIFAWPQTRAEVDLPALMATIGTATDGRIRDVQQALWAGATVAQLHEATDIDPWFLDQIALINEVADEVRAAPQLDAALIRLAKRHGFSDAQLTALRPEFADVGEVGMRTYRRSLGIRPVYKTVDTCAAEFDAKTPYHYSTYEEETEVAARTRPAVLILGSGPNRIGQGIEFDYSCVHAALALREAGYETVMVNCNPETVSTDYDTSDRLYFEPLTAEDVLEVFDAEAAAGPVAGVICQLGGQTPLALAQTLKDAGVPIVGTSPEAIHLAEERGAFGRVLAEAGLPAPAHGLATSFDEAKAIADRIGYPVLVRPSYVLGGRGMEIVYSESMLSDYLQRATDASPEHPVLVDRFLDDAIEIDVDALYDGVELFLGGVMEHIEEAGVHSGDSACALPPITLSQTEIERVRASTEAIANGVGVRGLLNVQYALAGGVLYVLEANPRASRTVPFVSKATGVSMAKAAARVAMGATVAQLRAEGLLTAVGDGGTLPLGGPVAVKEAVLPFGRFHGVDTLLGPEMRSTGEVMGIDAEFGTAFAKSQSAAYTGGLPVRGVAFVSFADRDKRSMVFPVKRLADLGFEIVATHGTAAVLRRHGVRATELRKHYEGIGPRGEPTTMEALQAGEIDIIVNTPHGVGSRVDGYEIRSAAVAQGIPCITTVQGLAAAVEGIEALQAGELSVRTLQQHAADLAALRAAEIQ; translated from the coding sequence CGAAGATCGCCGCCCGGCTCGCCGTTGGTTACACCCTCGACGAGATTCCCAACGACATCACCAAAGAGACGCCGGCGTCATTTGAGCCGACACTCGACTACGTCGTGGTGAAGATCCCCCGGTTCGCCTTCGAGAAGTTCCCGCAGGCCGACCACACGCTGACCACGACGATGAAGAGCGTCGGCGAGGCGATGTCCATCGGGCGCAATTTCACCGAGGCATTGCAGAAGGCGCTACGCAGTATCGAGCGACGCGACGCCATCTTTGCGTGGCCGCAAACCCGAGCGGAAGTCGACTTGCCTGCACTGATGGCGACTATCGGCACGGCAACCGATGGTCGGATCCGTGACGTGCAGCAAGCGCTGTGGGCGGGGGCCACCGTTGCGCAGTTGCACGAGGCGACCGATATCGATCCTTGGTTCCTGGATCAGATCGCATTGATCAACGAGGTCGCGGACGAGGTCCGGGCCGCTCCGCAACTCGACGCTGCGCTGATCAGACTCGCCAAGCGGCACGGGTTCTCCGACGCCCAACTCACTGCCTTGCGACCTGAGTTCGCTGACGTGGGCGAGGTGGGCATGCGCACCTATCGCCGCTCGCTGGGAATTCGTCCCGTCTACAAGACGGTGGATACCTGTGCGGCTGAGTTTGATGCGAAGACCCCGTATCACTACTCCACGTATGAGGAAGAGACCGAAGTCGCGGCCCGTACACGGCCGGCAGTTCTCATTCTGGGATCTGGTCCGAACCGCATCGGCCAGGGGATCGAGTTCGATTACTCATGTGTGCACGCTGCACTTGCCCTGCGCGAGGCCGGCTACGAGACGGTGATGGTCAACTGCAACCCGGAGACGGTGTCGACCGACTACGACACCTCGGATCGGCTGTACTTCGAACCGCTGACCGCTGAGGACGTGCTCGAGGTCTTCGATGCCGAAGCCGCAGCCGGCCCGGTCGCTGGGGTCATCTGTCAGCTCGGTGGGCAGACCCCGCTCGCGTTGGCGCAAACGCTCAAGGATGCGGGCGTCCCCATCGTCGGGACGAGCCCGGAGGCGATCCATCTGGCTGAGGAGCGCGGCGCTTTCGGTCGGGTACTGGCCGAGGCTGGCCTGCCTGCACCGGCCCACGGCTTGGCGACCTCGTTCGATGAGGCCAAGGCGATCGCCGATCGCATCGGATATCCGGTTCTGGTTCGACCGTCGTACGTCCTGGGCGGCCGCGGGATGGAAATTGTCTACAGCGAGTCGATGCTGTCCGATTACCTGCAGCGCGCAACAGACGCCAGCCCCGAGCACCCCGTGTTGGTCGACCGTTTCCTTGACGACGCGATCGAGATCGACGTGGACGCACTCTACGACGGCGTCGAGTTGTTCCTCGGTGGAGTGATGGAGCACATCGAAGAGGCCGGCGTGCACTCAGGCGATTCGGCCTGTGCGCTGCCACCGATCACCCTGAGCCAGACCGAGATCGAGCGCGTCCGCGCGAGCACCGAGGCAATCGCCAATGGCGTCGGAGTGCGCGGCCTCCTCAACGTCCAATACGCCCTGGCTGGGGGGGTGCTGTACGTCCTGGAAGCAAACCCACGCGCCTCGCGCACTGTCCCCTTCGTGTCCAAGGCGACCGGGGTTTCGATGGCCAAAGCCGCTGCCAGGGTTGCGATGGGCGCGACGGTTGCCCAATTGCGCGCTGAGGGTCTATTGACCGCTGTCGGTGACGGCGGCACATTACCCCTCGGTGGTCCGGTAGCGGTCAAGGAAGCGGTGCTGCCGTTCGGTCGGTTCCACGGCGTCGACACTCTGCTCGGCCCTGAGATGCGTTCGACCGGCGAAGTCATGGGTATCGACGCGGAGTTCGGCACGGCATTCGCCAAATCGCAGTCGGCCGCGTATACCGGCGGCCTGCCGGTCCGGGGAGTGGCATTCGTTTCCTTCGCCGATCGCGACAAGCGGTCAATGGTGTTCCCGGTGAAACGCCTGGCCGATCTTGGCTTCGAGATCGTGGCGACGCACGGCACAGCAGCAGTGCTTCGCCGGCATGGAGTCAGGGCCACCGAATTGCGTAAACACTACGAGGGCATCGGTCCGCGCGGCGAACCCACGACGATGGAGGCGCTGCAGGCCGGCGAGATCGACATCATCGTCAATACCCCGCACGGGGTGGGCTCGCGTGTCGATGGATACGAGATCCGCTCCGCCGCGGTAGCCCAAGGAATCCCGTGCATCACCACGGTGCAGGGGCTCGCGGCAGCTGTGGAGGGAATTGAGGCGCTGCAGGCCGGCGAACTGTCGGTACGCACACTGCAGCAGCATGCAGCTGACCTTGCTGCGCTGCGGGCTGCGGAGATTCAGTGA